The following nucleotide sequence is from Halobacillus mangrovi.
ACATTTACCGGCGATACAGGCGATCGTCAATTTAGCCGGTGAATCACTGAACAGCGGCAGGTGGACAGAGGAAAGAAAACGTTCTATTTTGAACAGCCGCATTCAGGCTACAGAAGGTGTGATCGAACTGATAGACCTCCTCCCTGAGAAACCACAAGTGCTTGTTAACGCTTCTGCTGTCGGCTTTTATGGTAATTCTAAAACAAAGACTTTCACAGAAGAAACGACTGAAGCTGCCCACAATTTCCTGGGGAATGTCGTATATGAATGGGAAGAGCGTGCCTCCAAGGCAGTTGAGAAAGGCGTCCGGACCGTTTATGTACGGTTCGGGATCATCCTCGGGGAAGAAGGTGCCTTGCCGAAAATGATTCTGCCTTACAAATTTATGATCGGAGGAAATCTTGGTTCTGGTGAACAGTGGATGTCCTGGGTCCATATCGATGATGTGGTCGGTTTAATTGATTTTGCTATTCATAATAAAGAGGTCGAAGGGCCATTGAATGGTACAGCTCCTAATCCAAAACGGAACAAAGATTTCGGTAAGATCCTTGGAGATGTGCTCAATCGACCACATTGGATTCCGGCCCCAGCTATCGCTTTAAGAACGGCTCTTGGAGAAATGAGTACGCTCCTATTAGATGGACAATCTGTTCTACCTAAAAAAGCGGTCGCTCACGGGTATCATTTCAAATATCCTGAATTGAAACCCGCATTAGAATCAATATTATCTAAATAAGGCATAAAAAAGGACGGAGTTTTTTCTAAAGCTTCGTTCTTCTATGCTCCAAATAATAAAAATCCAGTATAATAATAGTAATCCATTATTTGAAGGGCTGTATGTTCAATGAATACCGTCATTACCAATGTTACAATCCACCCCATCACTTCTCCTTCCATCAAAAACGGAAAAGTGCATATTGCTGATGGGAAGATTTTTGATTATGGAAAAGATATTTCGCTACCGGAACAAGCAGAGTATATAGATGGAAAAGGAAATGATCTCTATCCTGGATTCATCGATGTTCATACTCATTTAGGGTTGTATGATGAAGGAACAGGCTGGGCTGGAAGTGATGCCAATGAAACGATTGAAGCGATTACTCCCCACCTAAGAGCCATTGATGGAGCTCATCCTCTTGACCCCGCATTTTTTAATGCTAGAAAAGCAGGGGTGACATCCGCTCATATCATGCCAGGCAGTGCAAACATTATTGGAGGAACAACTTCAGTCATAAAGACGATTGGTCATTCCATCACCGATATGGTTTTG
It contains:
- a CDS encoding TIGR01777 family oxidoreductase yields the protein MNIVVTGGTGFVGGELTKQLTSEGHHVYILTRSPEKHEDTESVTHVGWLKDDYHPEEHLPAIQAIVNLAGESLNSGRWTEERKRSILNSRIQATEGVIELIDLLPEKPQVLVNASAVGFYGNSKTKTFTEETTEAAHNFLGNVVYEWEERASKAVEKGVRTVYVRFGIILGEEGALPKMILPYKFMIGGNLGSGEQWMSWVHIDDVVGLIDFAIHNKEVEGPLNGTAPNPKRNKDFGKILGDVLNRPHWIPAPAIALRTALGEMSTLLLDGQSVLPKKAVAHGYHFKYPELKPALESILSK